GGTTCCTCTAACAGACCTGCTTAAGAATATTATAAGTGCCTGCAGCCTGGAAGGAGAAAGTAAAGGGATTTGCATCAAGACAGAATTAAAATGCGATTACATTACCTGGGGAGATGAATATCGTCTTAAGCAGGCATTTCAGAATCTTCTTCTCAATGCCATATATTATACAAAAGCCAGCGGTCATATATACATTACTTCAAGAAAGCAAAAAAATTTTGCTGTAATATCCTTTGAAGATACAGGTATTGGTATAGCACCTCAGGATATAGATAAAATATTCGACCGGTATTATCGCATAAGCGGAAGCGGAAAACACCAATCAACAGGCTTGGGGCTTTCAATAGCAAATGAAATTATACAACAGCATCATGGGAGCATCAGTGTAGAAAGCAAGGTAGGGTATGGAACCATTTTTACTGTCAATTTGCCTATAATATCTTAATGTTGTATCTGTGCTTTCAGTTTCTTCTTAATTTCGACGAAAATATCCTCACAATCATTCAGAATTTTATCGAAATTTGAATTAAAATAAAGAATATATCAAAATATTGTATATTTGATATTGCATTTCCCTTTTTATGGGTATATAATATTTTTAAATACTTGATATAAAACTCGATAAAGGCATAATTAGTGAAAGCTAATGACGCAAAGCTATAGGGGCTAAAGTGTTTTACACTATGCCAGCCAGTTGCCGAAGGTTTGGATGAATACCCAGGCCTAAGGGGCAAGCTATACTTACGTCTCTTGAGCCCGGGTATTTTTGTTCGGATATGAGGTGGATTAGGTTTTATCCCGAAAAAAAGAATAAAAAGCAAATTAATAACTTCCCCATGATGTAGAATGTGCGTAAAGTTACCTTTAGTTTTAAAGTCCATTTCAAAACACCTCGATGAGCATTATTATCCCTGTAGTGGAAAATACACATCTGCTTTAAGTTACGTCGATGTTTTAATCAGTATAATCCTTTGCCGGTGGTACCATGTAATGACGGAAATACATGTGCTTATCCAAGGTATAAGGAAGACGTAAAATATACTGACATAAGTATAAAATAAAAAGGAAGGAGGGCAATTTACAAAAGTATAATCTGCGGTAATGCAGGCGATATACGCTTATTTAAGAGTGCTGCTTTCTATTTATTATTGAACGGTAGGTTGAATCAAAATTAAAATCAGATGAAAAAGCTCTGTCAATTGGCAGGGCCTTTTTACGCGTGTATACGTTGCAATTTTCAAAGTATGCTCATAGTTCTTTTAGTATCTGCAATAATACAATTAATGAACGGGTTAGGTGTTTAAAATATATTTGTATAAGTAAGTTGATTTTCCTTAAAAATTAATATATGTTATAATTTAAAGAAATCCAGGCTATATGGTTTTGGATTTCTTATTATTTATAAGAAAAAAGTGAGGAAAGTCCATGAATTTGCTGAGTGCGGAAAGTATTTCAAAAAGCTATATAGATAGGATTCTTTTGAATAATGTAAGCTTGGGTATAAATGAAGGAGATAAAATAGGGGTAATAGGAATAAATGGTACAGGGAAGACTACATTTCTGAAAATAATAGCAGGTGTAGAGGTACCTGACAGCGGAAGGATAGTAAAGGCTAATGCAGTCAATATAGAATACCTGCCTCAAAACCCTGAGTTTGATTACGATTCAAATGTCTTGGAACAGGTTCTAAAAGGAAATTCTGATAGCCATGACACATGGACTATTGAAAGTGAAGCCAAGACTGTTTTAACAAAGCTAGGTATTTATGATTTCAACGCAAAGCTAGGCATCCTATCCGGAGGACAGAAAAAAAGAGTTGCCCTTGCTGAAGCTTTATTAAATCCGTCTCAGTTGCTTGTATTGGATGAGCCCACCAATCACCTTGACAACGAAACCATAGAGTGGCTGGAGCAATATATAAACAGGAGAAAGGGTGCCCTTTTGATGGTCACCCATGACAGGTATTTTTTAGATCGCGTGGTTAATAAAATAATTGAAATAGACAGAGGCAATATATATACCTATGAAGGCAATTATGGGAGTTTTATTGAGCAAAAGCTTGAGAGAGAGGCTATTGAAGCAGCCAACGAAAAAAAGAGACAGTCTATTTTAAGGAAAGAGCTTCAATGGATAAGAAGGGGTGCTAAAGCCAGGACTACAAAGCAAAAGGCAAGGATACAGCGTTTTGAGGAATTAAGCGGGCAAAATGTTGAACTTAATAATGACAAGTTGGATATATCCGTGGCAGGAAGCCGCTTAGGGAGAAAGGTAATTGAGCTTCAAAACATCAGCAAATCCTTCGGGGATAATTTAATTATAAAAAACTTCACCTACACCCTTTTAAGGGAAGACAGGATAGGAATCATAGGCTCAAACGGAATGGGAAAGACTACCCTTTTAAATATATTAAACGGTACCATATTACCTGATAATGGGAATGTGGAAATAGGAGAGACTGTAAGAATCGGGATATTCTCACAGGAAAACGTTGAAATGGACTATACTTTGAGAGTAATTGAATATATAAGAGAAGGGGCGGAAATCATAACAACGGCAGATAGAGAAAAAATTAATGCCTCCCAGATGCTGGAGCGATTTCTCTTTCCACCGTCAATGCATTACACTCCAATTTCCAAGCTATCAGGGGGAGAAAAAAGAAGGTTGTATCTTTTAAGGATTCTGACTCAGGCTCCAAATGCGCTGCTTCTTGATGAACCTACTAATGATTTGGATATTGAAACTCTGACCATTCTTGAGGATTACCTTGACAGCTTTAAGGGGGCTGTCATTGCAGTATCCCATGACAGATATTTCTTAGACAGGATGGCTGAGAAAATATTCGTTTTTGAAGGTGACGGACAAATAATCCAGTATACGGGAAATTATTCTGATTATAGGCTGGATGATAAGGATAATAAGGAAAATAAACCGGACAGGGATAAAACCATAAATGAAAAGTCAAGACCGGAGAGGGCAAAGGATAAGCCTTTGAAATTTACCTTCAAGGAACAGAGAGAATATGAAGTTATAGATGATGAACTAAAATCCCTGGAAGAAAAAATACAGGAAATCGATTTGCTGATAGAACAGGCATCCAGCGATTATACAGAGCTTCAAAAGCTTTTGGAACAAAAAGCTGGAGCTGAAAAAGAGCTGGAAGAAAAAATGGAAAGATGGATTTATCTTAATGAGCTGGCAGATAAAATCGCCGGAGCAAAAGATAAGCCATAACAAAGGGACTGTTGCGTTTAAACAACATAAAGAGCATAGCGGATGCAGTGTTTAAAAACGCAACAGTCCCTTCCTTTTACAGCATTATCTGGAGGTCATCAATTCTTCTTCCGGGAGAGATTAATCTCTTGAAATAGCCCGAAGCCGATAAGTTCTTAGGCTGAGAGGTGGAAAGGGATGTGGCTTCCCACCCGTGCAAACCTAGGACTCCTATGATTTTATAATAGGGATTGTAGCTATCGGCTTTTCCCTTTTTCAATGCAGGAAGCTCTTTGAATGTAACCCCTAAGGGACTGAAATAAGTTATTCTGCAAGTCCAGCTGGTGTCGGCAGAGCTGCCTATGTCAGCATAGCAGTATTCCCACTGTAAATCCTGCAAAAATGTTTCCTCCTTTAATAATTGCTCTTATTACAGTATTACGTAGCAAGGTATATAATTGATACAAAAATATGAAGGCTTTGAATAAAAAATAATATGCACCTGCTTTGTGATATTATAATTATAGAAGAATTATAATAAAATGGGTGATTAAATGAAAAAGCACCGGGAAATTGTATCACAGTTTTTAAAGAAATATTCAATGGGACATGAAAGCATTGATATGAATTTTAGCTGCAGCACCTTCATGCGGGAGATGGAACAAGGCTTAGAGGGAGAATTAAGCAGCCTTAAAATGCTGCCTTCCTATTTATCTGCCCATAAGGAAATTTTATTGGAAGAGCCGGTTATTGTATTAGATGCCGGAGGAACCAACTTCCGTTCTGCAGTTGTTCATTTTGACAAAGATAAGAAACCGGTTATTGAGAATTACAGCCTCTTTCCAATGCCGGGAGCAAAAGGCCAGGTTTCCAAAGAAGAATTTTTTGGAACAATAATTGGATACATCGGCCCTTTGCTGAACAAAAGTAAAAAAATTGGTTTTTGCTTTTCGTATCCATCAGAAATACTTCCTAATGGAGACGGAAGGCTTATACAATTTACCAAGGAAGTTAAGGTAAAGGGCTTAGAGGGTGAAGTCATAGGGGAAAATCTTTTAAAAACCATGAAAAATCAGGGCTTTACTGATTATAAGGATATAGTTTTGTTAAATGATACTGCAGCTACCCTTCTAGGAGGCAAAGCTTCATGCCTTGACAGGCAGTTTGACTCATTTATAGGTTTTATATTAGGCACCGGCACCAACACCTGTTATATTGAAGAAAACATAAATATAAAAAAGCTTGAGAATCAAATACCGGTAATTGGGTCAATGATTATAAATATAGAATCCGGAGGCTATGATAAAAACAAAAGGGGAATTATAGATGATGAGTTCGACAGAGACACAGCAAATCCAGGTGAATACCTACATGAGAAGATGATATCGGGTAGATACATAGGAGGACTTATATCCTCAGTAATAAAAAAAGGAATAAATGAAGGGTTATTTTCAAAGGAATTCAGCCAAAGCTCTGTTAAATTAAAGGAAGTTACTACCCAGGAGATGAATGAATTTTTGTATTATCCTTATGGCGATAATAGACTGGCTTGCTACGGCAATTATGAGGATAAAATTATAATATATCATATTATTGATTCCATGATGGAAAGAGCGGCAAAGCTTACAGCCATACATTTATCCTCCATAATTTTAAAAACAGGAAAGGGCAAAAATCCTTGCAGCCCTGTGTGTATTGCGGCAGAGGGCTCTTTGCTTTACAAGTCCAAGCTGTTTAAGGATAAACTGAATTATTATGTGAAGCAATTTATGAATGATGAAATGGGTATATATTGTGAATTTATAAAGGGTGAAGATGCAACTTTGACAGGTGCGGCAATTGCTGCCTTGGCCATATAAAAAAAAGTTGCTGCGCAACTTATCGAAGGTGACATATGTGCCCCTTCGCCGTAAAAATGCCAAGGTATTTTTACTGAGCACCCCCACTTTACGGCAAGGATGCCCCGTCCTTTGCAATCCTTGTTTATAAAAAAATAGAAAAGAGAACTTACCTATTTTATATAAAAAGTAGGACAACTCTAGTTGTCCTACTTTAATATATATACATTTACATATTTTAATCCCCATTTTCGAGCTTCCTGCAGCGTATTAAAATATACATCTACAAATTCCCCTTTTATGGCTGAACCTGTGTCAGCGGCTATGGCAAAACCGTAACCTTCAACAAAAAGCTTTGTTCCATAAGGAATGAGAGTAGGATCAACGGCTATGGTGCTGTAGCCTTCCGGGTCTCTTACGGCTTTTCTTCCCGATGCTGTATAAGTTTTCCCGACGCCTCTGATAGCCCAGTAAGCCGTCGCCTTTGCCTTAAAGACTTTTGAATAGGTCATAGCCTCACCGCCTCTGGATACCGGCATATAAGGATAAGTGCCTGCTACGATGATTTTATCAACTGCAGGTTCAAGAATTTCTTCACTTACAACCTCCCGGGATACCTCTGTGCCGTCTTCATATGTTATTTTGGTAGTTACCTTTTTAGTTCCGTTTTTTCCTTCTCGCTTTACCTTTCTTTCAGTGTTATTAATCCTGCTGTTATACTCTATAGTTTCTTTATATTTAATGGGCACAATTTCATCAAGAGTTTCAATATCTACCTTTATTACCGTAACTATCAGGCCTTCGGCAATTTGGATATCCTTTGAAGGCAGGACCTTATCATCCTCGTCAATTTCTATTTTTTCAGCCTGAAGCATATTTAAAATACTGTCTTCTGCAGTTTGTACTTCAATTTCTTTTCCGCCGTACAATACTTTTATATTCACGGCTTTTTTAATGTTTATTACATCCTTATCCTTTACTTTTGCATCCGGCAAAGGCTGTATCTTGTCCTTTAATCCATAAGGTATGTCATTGTCTTTTAAAGCTTTATCTACAGTATCTTCATATGTTGTTATCTCAAATTGCTCTTTGCCTATGTACACAGTAATTGTTTTTCTGTTTAAGCATATATAGGTGATTATCGAAGCTGTTATGAGAGCCGCAACTAATATGAAAACAAACAAAGCTCTTTTTTTATCAATGACCATCTTATAATTAATAATAGCTTTCCCTCCTAAAACTTAATCTTTTAACATGATAGCTTTATTCATAGACTTTGTCAAACTCCCATGATTTTTATTACATTAATATAATTCATTTTTTTAGTGAATTTTGCCTTATTACAGGGTTTGCCAATCAATATGTATTTTGCTATAATTCAAATATCATTGAATCTGTAAACAGATTCAATGATATTTGAATTAAGAAGGGTAATTTTCTAACATATAAATAAGGAGAAACAGCGCGAATATACTTATAGTAAACAGCATTCTAAGGGAGAGGAAAGCCGTATGGGAAAGTATAAAAGGCGTTTCGGTGACAGATATGATGGAAGGTTATTGAGGAGTCTGGATCCCTTTTATAAAATAATGCCCTATATAATGAAGACAAGGGTGGATTCTCAGGTATATTTTCATGATAAGTTTGATGTTACGGAAACCGAAAGCTACCTGAAGCAAAAAAGAAGCCAGGGCGTAAAGAATATAGGGTATCTCCATGTTATCATTGCAGCCATGGTGAGGTTAATTTCGCAAAAGCCGGGTGTTAATCGTTTTGTTGCCGGTCAAAAAATTTATGCAAGAAATGAAATACTTATTTCACTGGCAGTAAAAAGAAAAATGAGCGTAGACAGCCCTGAAACCACTATAAAATTCAAATTTGAGCCGGATGATACATTGTTTGACGTGGTTGAAAAAATGAATGATGCCATAGAAAAGAACAAGAAGGAAGATTCTAAGAACGATACTGATAAAACAGCAAGGATTTTCATGCTTTGTCCGGGTTTTATAGTGAAATTCTTGGTTTGGTTTTTACAAACTCTTGATTATTTTGGACTTATGCCGAAAATAATAAATGAAGTGAGTCCTTTTCATACAAGTGCTTTTGTAACTGACTTAGGGTCTCTTGGCATACAGCCCATTTATCATCACATATATGAATTCGGCACCACCTCTACATTTATAGCTTTTGGAATAAAGGGAAAAGAAAGGGTTACTGACAGGGAAAGCAATACTACGGAGAAGAAATATATCAATTTTAAAGCTGTAGGAGACGAAAGAATAGTTGATGGTTATTATTATGCAAATGCCTTTAAATTATTTAAAAAGCTGGTGGAGAACCCAATAATTCTTGAAATGCCTCCGGTTGAAGTGTTTGAAGATGTGGAATAACCTATAGTTATAATTGACT
This is a stretch of genomic DNA from Oxobacter pfennigii. It encodes these proteins:
- a CDS encoding ABC-F family ATP-binding cassette domain-containing protein, with the protein product MNLLSAESISKSYIDRILLNNVSLGINEGDKIGVIGINGTGKTTFLKIIAGVEVPDSGRIVKANAVNIEYLPQNPEFDYDSNVLEQVLKGNSDSHDTWTIESEAKTVLTKLGIYDFNAKLGILSGGQKKRVALAEALLNPSQLLVLDEPTNHLDNETIEWLEQYINRRKGALLMVTHDRYFLDRVVNKIIEIDRGNIYTYEGNYGSFIEQKLEREAIEAANEKKRQSILRKELQWIRRGAKARTTKQKARIQRFEELSGQNVELNNDKLDISVAGSRLGRKVIELQNISKSFGDNLIIKNFTYTLLREDRIGIIGSNGMGKTTLLNILNGTILPDNGNVEIGETVRIGIFSQENVEMDYTLRVIEYIREGAEIITTADREKINASQMLERFLFPPSMHYTPISKLSGGEKRRLYLLRILTQAPNALLLDEPTNDLDIETLTILEDYLDSFKGAVIAVSHDRYFLDRMAEKIFVFEGDGQIIQYTGNYSDYRLDDKDNKENKPDRDKTINEKSRPERAKDKPLKFTFKEQREYEVIDDELKSLEEKIQEIDLLIEQASSDYTELQKLLEQKAGAEKELEEKMERWIYLNELADKIAGAKDKP
- a CDS encoding hexokinase family protein, with the translated sequence MKKHREIVSQFLKKYSMGHESIDMNFSCSTFMREMEQGLEGELSSLKMLPSYLSAHKEILLEEPVIVLDAGGTNFRSAVVHFDKDKKPVIENYSLFPMPGAKGQVSKEEFFGTIIGYIGPLLNKSKKIGFCFSYPSEILPNGDGRLIQFTKEVKVKGLEGEVIGENLLKTMKNQGFTDYKDIVLLNDTAATLLGGKASCLDRQFDSFIGFILGTGTNTCYIEENINIKKLENQIPVIGSMIINIESGGYDKNKRGIIDDEFDRDTANPGEYLHEKMISGRYIGGLISSVIKKGINEGLFSKEFSQSSVKLKEVTTQEMNEFLYYPYGDNRLACYGNYEDKIIIYHIIDSMMERAAKLTAIHLSSIILKTGKGKNPCSPVCIAAEGSLLYKSKLFKDKLNYYVKQFMNDEMGIYCEFIKGEDATLTGAAIAALAI
- a CDS encoding 3D domain-containing protein, with translation MVIDKKRALFVFILVAALITASIITYICLNRKTITVYIGKEQFEITTYEDTVDKALKDNDIPYGLKDKIQPLPDAKVKDKDVINIKKAVNIKVLYGGKEIEVQTAEDSILNMLQAEKIEIDEDDKVLPSKDIQIAEGLIVTVIKVDIETLDEIVPIKYKETIEYNSRINNTERKVKREGKNGTKKVTTKITYEDGTEVSREVVSEEILEPAVDKIIVAGTYPYMPVSRGGEAMTYSKVFKAKATAYWAIRGVGKTYTASGRKAVRDPEGYSTIAVDPTLIPYGTKLFVEGYGFAIAADTGSAIKGEFVDVYFNTLQEARKWGLKYVNVYILK